One genomic segment of Ipomoea triloba cultivar NCNSP0323 chromosome 9, ASM357664v1 includes these proteins:
- the LOC116030771 gene encoding calmodulin-like protein 11, which yields MADALSQQQINEFRQAFCLIDKDSDGVITLEELATIIQSLNVHPTKEEIQEMIREVDVNGDGSIDFQEFLNVMVRKIKESVSEELKEAFKVFDRDQDGFISAKELRNVMMNLGERLTEEEAKQMIKEADVDGDGLVSYEEFVRMMMIISY from the exons ATGGCTGATGCATTGTCCCAACAACAGATCAACGAATTCCGGCAAGCCTTCTGTCTCATCGACAAAGATTCCGATG GGGTGATTACTTTGGAAGAACTAGCAACAATAATTCAGTCTTTAAATGTGCATCCAACTAAGGAAGAGATTCAAGAAATGATAAGAGAGGTTGATGTTAATGGAGATGGGAGCATAGATTTTCAAGAGTTTTTGAATGTCATGGTCAGAAAGATTAAG GAAAGCGTATCAGAAGAGCTCAAAGAAGCATTCAAAGTATTTGACCGTGATCAAGACGGATTTATCTCCGCCAAAGAG TTAAGAAATGTGATGATGAATTTGGGAGAAAGATTGACAGAAGAGGAGGCTAAACAGATGATCAAAGAGGCAGATGTAGATGGAGATGGACTTGTTAGCTATGAAGAATTtgtgaggatgatgatgatcatttcttattga
- the LOC116029974 gene encoding dicarboxylate transporter 2, chloroplastic-like isoform X2 — MESLALYSPSSATSAATSFSNRSFPRLRSRASISLPSRTPVTTTLALRPISSPKFSLLNSKLFLFNPLSKPISKPPPLITRASSASDKISTATPQVTPKPQGAKPIPLIISVAIGLLVRFAIPKPPEVSPQAWQLLAIFLSTIAGLVLSPLPVGAWAFLGLTTSVLTKTLPFSAAFGAFTNEVIWLIVISFFFARGFVKTGLGDRIATYFVKWLGKSTLGLSYGLTLSEALIAPAMPSTTARAAQNLLCLKLAEELGVVVSSPWVSWFKAASLPAFVALLATPFILYKLYPPETKDTPDAPAMAAKKLDLMGPVTRNEWTMIGTMLLAVSLWVFGDALGISSVVAAMLGLSILLLLGVLDWDDCLSEKSAWDTLAWFAVLVGMASQLTNLGIVSWMSNCVAKSLQSLSLSWPAAFLILQASYFCIHYLFASQTGHVGALYSAFLAMNLASGVPGVLAALGLAYNTNLFGALTHYSSGQAAVYFGAGYVDLPDVFKFGFIMAVINALIWGVVGTFWWKFLGLY; from the exons atggagagttTGGCACTCTACTCTCCATCGTCGGCCACCTCCGCCGCAACTTCCTTCTCTAACCGCTCCTTCCCCCGCCTCCGATCTCGCGCCTCCATTTCCCTTCCTTCCAGAACCCCCGTCACTACTACTCTCGCTCTCCGCCCCATCTCCTCGCCCAAATTCTCGCTTCTGAATTCCAAACTTTTCCTCTTCAACCCACTTTCCAAACCCATCTCGAAACCTCCGCCACTCATTACCCGAGCTTCCTCCGCCAGCGATAAGATCTCTACTGCCACTCCCCAGGTCACTCCCAAACCCCAAGGTGCGAAGCCCATTCCTTTGATAATCTCCGTCGCTATTGGGCTTCTTGTCCGCTTTGCCATCCCCAAACCCCCCGAGGTTTCTCCCCAGGCATGGCAATTGCTTGCCATCTTCCTCTCCACCATCGCCGGCCTTGTTCTCAGCCCTTTGCCGGTCGGAGCTTGGGCTTTCCTGGGGCTTACAACCTCAGTTCTAACTAAAACATTACCTTTCTCTGCGGCTTTTGGAGCATTCACCAATGAAGTGATCTGGCTTATAgtgatttctttcttctttgctcgTGGATTTGTGAAGACTGGATTAGGTGATCGGATTGCTACTTACTTTGTGAAGTGGTTGGGGAAGAGCACTCTCGGATTGTCCTATGGATTGACTCTTAGCGAGGCCTTGATTGCTCCCGCAATGCCCAGCACCACGGCCAGGGCTG CGCAAAACTTACTCTGCCTCAAACTTGCTGAGGAGCTTGGGGTGGTAGTTTCATCCCCATGGGTTTCTTGGTTCAAGGCTGCTAGTTTACCTGcatttgttgctctcctggctACTCCATTTATTTTGTACAAGTTATATCCTCCTGAAACCAAAGATACACCTGATGCCCCTGCAATGGCTGCAAAAAAATTGGATCTTATGGGTCCTGTTACCAGAAATGAATGGACAATGATTGGAACAATGCTTCTTGCTGTCTCCTTGTGGGTTTTTGG AGATGCACTTGGTATCTCAAGTGTTGTTGCTGCCATGCTTGGGTTATCGATTCTCTTGTTGTTAGGAGTGCTTGATTGGGATGACTGCTTAAGTGAAAAATCCGCTTGGGATACTCTGGCATGGTTTGCAGTTCTAGTGGGCATGGCAAGCCAGTTGACTAACCTCGGAATTGTGAGTTGGATGTCTAACTGTGTAGCAAAATCTCTTCAATCTTTATCATTGAGCTGGCCAGCTGCGTTTCTCATACTTCAAGCATCTTACTTCTGTATCCACTACCTATTTGCAAGCCAAACTGGCCACGTGGGAGCATTATACTCCGCATTCCTTGCTATGAATTTAGCCTCTGGAGTGCCTGGTGTTTTAGCAGCATTGGGTTTGGCATATAATACCAACCTATTTGGTGCTTTGACACATTATAGCAGTGGTCAAGCTGCTGTTTACTTTGGAG CTGGGTACGTAGATCTCCCGGATGTGTTCAAATTTGGATTTATAATGGCTGTCATCAATGCATTAATTTGGGGAGTTGTTGGCACTTTCTGGTGGAAGTTCCTGGGGCTATACTGA
- the LOC116028808 gene encoding acetyl-CoA-benzylalcohol acetyltransferase-like, giving the protein MAEIHTRLLTEKLIKPSTPTPENLNRLSLSLLDNLSPSTYINIIYYYNPIINQPTPHDHQTRLHLQKSLADTLTAFYPLAGRYDRDDRSVKCDDQGVGYAEVEVEGCRIVDFLDHLHGQRPCLDQYILLPHLGVAGPFPDGGCGDLAGNSSTPLVAIQVNLFKCGGAAIGVCVWHKIADSHTTIEFINAWVGRSKHFIGAKGNLQITGDDKVELQRLSFNGGSFFPVKNFPVEMPPLGHDMEVVTRRFVLNARDVSSMRTEFKEYISKVNGGGASVRTPSRVTLVTAVFWKALIGATAAIRHTRLRPSLLSPAMNLRGRTSFPAISNDSSGNFWTPFVAHFKPAANNEDNNKATLTWQDLVGPITDAMQTMLNLVQHGSGDEISLAAIKAFKEVQETMAAGGHGGEEVDAFICSSWCRFALYEADFGWGKPACVSVDNRSEMFVLMDSSGGDEGIDVWVSMDEDKMQLLEQDPHIIAFTST; this is encoded by the exons ATGGCCGAAATCCACACCCGCTTGCTGACGGAAAAGTTGATAAAACCATCAACTCCGACGCCGGAGAATCTCAACCGCCTCAGCCTCTCCCTTTTAGATAACCTCTCTCCTTCAACATACATAAATATCATCTACTACTACAACCCCATCATCAATCAACCAACGCCGCACGACCACCAAACACGTCTCCACCTCCAAAAATCACTGGCCGACACCTTAACCGCGTTCTATCCGCTCGCCGGAAGATATGACAGAGACGACCGTTCAGTCAAGTGCGACGACCAAGGCGTTGGATACGCAGAAGTGGAAGTGGAAGGGTGCAGGATCGTTGACTTTCTCGATCATCTTCACGGTCAacggccttgtttg gaccaataTATACTATTGCCTCATCTGGGCGTAGCAGGCCCGTTCCCCGACGGCGGCTGCGGTGATTTGGCCGGGAATAGTAGTACTCCGTTGGTGGCGATCCAGGTTAACTTATTCAAGTGCGGCGGGGCGGCGATTGGGGTTTGTGTTTGGCATAAGATTGCAGATAGTCACACCACAATCGAGTTTATAAATGCATGGGTGGGCCGTTCCAAACATTTTATTGGGGCTAAAGGCAATTTGCAGATCACCGGAGACGATAAAGTGGAGCTGCAACGGTTGAGTTTCAACGGGGGATCTTTCTTCCCCGTAAAGAACTTTCCGGTTGAAATGCCGCCGCTAGGGCACGACATGGAAGTTGTGACGAGAAGATTTGTTTTAAATGCGCGGGACGTATCGTCTATGAGAACCGAGTTCAAGGAGTATATTTCCAAGGTGAATGGCGGCGGAGCTAGTGTGAGAACACCGTCGCGAGTGACTCTCGTGACGGCGGTTTTCTGGAAGGCGTTGATCGGAGCCACGGCGGCGATTAGGCACACGCGCTTGAGACCTTCCCTCTTATCTCCGGCGATGAATCTGCGCGGGAGAACATCTTTTCCCGCCATCTCCAACGACTCTTCCGGAAACTTCTGGACTCCATTCGTAGCTCATTTCAAGCCTGCAGCAAACAACGAGGATAATAATAAAGCCACGCTTACGTGGCAGGATCTGGTGGGTCCCATCACGGACGCCATGCAAACCATGCTCAACCTTGTTCAGCACGGCAGCGGCGATGAGATCTCGCTGGCGGCCATTAAAGCGTTCAAGGAGGTGCAGGAAACCATGGCGGCAGGCGGGCATGGAGGAGAAGAAGTGGACGCCTTCATTTGCTCGAGCTGGTGCAGATTTGCGCTGTACGAGGCGGATTTCGGGTGGGGAAAGCCGGCATGCGTCAGCGTCGATAATCGCTCTGAAATGTTCGTCTTGATGGATAGCAGCGGCGGTGATGAGGGCATAGACGTTTGGGTGTCCATGGATGAAGACAAAATGCAACTACTTGAACAAGACCCTCATATTATAGCCTTCACTTCCACTTAA
- the LOC116029470 gene encoding bifunctional riboflavin biosynthesis protein RIBA 1, chloroplastic-like: MASCPSSTALSLSQASKAFKLSNGLRCGVPCSASGAPGKSLIQLNGIAHLSIKRDSIIRSAFLSGEGDVLSHTNGANVVGKRSVVSGLSVGVETEPDAVSFGTLVADIIATPSGFPAEIDDFDLDRPAEAFSSIPEAIEDIRQGKMVLVVDDEDRENEGDLIMAASKVTPEAMAFFVKHGTGIVCVSMIEEDLERLQIPLMVNHKDNEEKLCTAFTISVDAKNGTTTGVSASDRATTILALASKDSKPEDFNRPGHIFPLKYRNGGVLKRAGHTEASVDLAMLAGLDPVGVLCEVVDDDGSMARLPKLRQFAQENGIKIISIDDLIRYRRKRDQLVEHASAARIPTMWGPFTAHCYRSILDGIEHIAMVKGEIGDGQDVLVRVHSECLTGDIFGSARCDCGTQLALAMQQIEAAGRGVLVYLRGHEGRGIGLGHKLRAYNLQDAGRDTVEANEELGLPVDSREYGIGAQILRDLGVRTMKLMTNNPAKYSGLKGYGLAVAGRVALLTPITKDNKKYLETKRAKMGHIYGMNFNNIISSSKSNNNGSETSSENTSALTQSS, from the exons ATGGCTTCTTGTCCTTCATCAACAGCTCTTTCTCTCTCCCA AGCTTCCAAGGCGTTCAAATTGTCCAATGGACTACGTTGTGGAGTTCCGTGTTCTGCCAGTGGGGCTCCTGGGAAGTCTTTGATTCAACTGAATGGTATAGCGCATCTCAGTATCAAGAGGGATAGTATAATCAGATCTGCATTCCTGTCTGGTGAAGGAGATGTACTTTCTCATACCAATGGTGCTAATGTTGTGGGAAAACGTTCGGTTGTTAGTGGCTTGTCAGTTGGAGTCGAGACAGAACCTGATGCAGTTTCTTTTGGAACACTTGTGGCAGACATCATTGCTACACCGAGTGGCTTCCCTGCTGAGATTGATGACTTTGATTTGGACCGCCCCGCAGAGGCATTCTCATCCATCCCGGAGGCCATTGAAGACATTCGCCAGGGAAAG ATGGTGTTGGTTGTAGATGATGAAGACCGAGAAAATGAAGGAGACCTAATAATGGCTGCATCAAAAGTTACACCGGAAGCCATGGCTTTTTTCGTGAAGCATGGCACTGGAATTGTTTGCGTGAGTATGATAGAGGAAGACTTGGAGAGGTTACAGATTCCTTTAATGGTAAATCACAAGGATAACGAGGAGAAACTTTGTACCGCGTTCACAATTTCAGTG GATGCAAAAAATGGAACGACAACCGGTGTATCAGCTAGTGACAGGGCAACAACAATATTGGCTCTTGCATCCAAAGATTCTAAGCCAGAGGATTTCAACCGACCGGGGCATATATTTCCTTTAAAGTACCGTAATGGAGGGGTTCTAAAACGAGCTGGTCATACTGAAGCATCGGTTGATCTTGCCATGCTAGCTGGTTTGGACCCAGTTGGCGTTCTATGTGAAGTTGTGGATGATGATGGTTCCATGGCTAGACTACCTAAGCTTCGACAATTTGCACAGGAAAATGGCATAAAGATTATATCAATTGACGATTTAATCAG ATATCGGAGGAAGAGAGACCAGTTGGTGGAACACGCTTCTGCTGCAAGGATACCTACCATGTGGGGTCCTTTCACTGCCCACTGTTACAGATCAATCTTAGACGGGATAGAACATATTGCGATGGTAAAG GGTGAGATCGGGGATGGGCAAGATGTTCTTGTTCGGGTGCACTCTGAATGCCTTACAGGAGACATATTTGGCTCAGCGAGATGTGATTGTGGTACCCAATTGGCACTTGCTATGCAACAAATCGAAGCTGCTGGTAGGGGCGTATTAGTTTACCTCCGCGGTCATGAAGGAAGAGGCATTGGTTTGGGCCACAAACTTCGCGCTTACAACCTGCAGGATGCAGGGCGTGACACTGTTGAAGCCAACGAGGAACTTGGTTTACCAGTCGATTCAAGAGAGTATGGAATTGGTGCACAG ATACTAAGGGATCTTGGAGTCAGAACTATGAAGTTGATGACAAACAACCCTGCAAAATACAGTGGTTTGAAAGGCTATGGTCTTGCAGTTGCAGGCAGGGTTGCTCTCCTCACTCCAATTACAAAAGACAACAAGAAATACCTGGAAACAAAGCGCGCGAAAATGGGTCATATTTACGGCATGAACTTCAACAATATTATAAGCAGCAGCAAGAGCAACAACAATGGCAGTGAAACAAGCTCTGAAAACACCTCTGCTTTAACTCAGTCCTCATAA
- the LOC116029974 gene encoding dicarboxylate transporter 2, chloroplastic-like isoform X1, with protein MESLALYSPSSATSAATSFSNRSFPRLRSRASISLPSRTPVTTTLALRPISSPKFSLLNSKLFLFNPLSKPISKPPPLITRASSASDKISTATPQVTPKPQGAKPIPLIISVAIGLLVRFAIPKPPEVSPQAWQLLAIFLSTIAGLVLSPLPVGAWAFLGLTTSVLTKTLPFSAAFGAFTNEVIWLIVISFFFARGFVKTGLGDRIATYFVKWLGKSTLGLSYGLTLSEALIAPAMPSTTARAGGVFLPIIKSLSLSSGSKPGDPSAKKLGSYLIQSQFQSAGNSSALFLTAAAQNLLCLKLAEELGVVVSSPWVSWFKAASLPAFVALLATPFILYKLYPPETKDTPDAPAMAAKKLDLMGPVTRNEWTMIGTMLLAVSLWVFGDALGISSVVAAMLGLSILLLLGVLDWDDCLSEKSAWDTLAWFAVLVGMASQLTNLGIVSWMSNCVAKSLQSLSLSWPAAFLILQASYFCIHYLFASQTGHVGALYSAFLAMNLASGVPGVLAALGLAYNTNLFGALTHYSSGQAAVYFGAGYVDLPDVFKFGFIMAVINALIWGVVGTFWWKFLGLY; from the exons atggagagttTGGCACTCTACTCTCCATCGTCGGCCACCTCCGCCGCAACTTCCTTCTCTAACCGCTCCTTCCCCCGCCTCCGATCTCGCGCCTCCATTTCCCTTCCTTCCAGAACCCCCGTCACTACTACTCTCGCTCTCCGCCCCATCTCCTCGCCCAAATTCTCGCTTCTGAATTCCAAACTTTTCCTCTTCAACCCACTTTCCAAACCCATCTCGAAACCTCCGCCACTCATTACCCGAGCTTCCTCCGCCAGCGATAAGATCTCTACTGCCACTCCCCAGGTCACTCCCAAACCCCAAGGTGCGAAGCCCATTCCTTTGATAATCTCCGTCGCTATTGGGCTTCTTGTCCGCTTTGCCATCCCCAAACCCCCCGAGGTTTCTCCCCAGGCATGGCAATTGCTTGCCATCTTCCTCTCCACCATCGCCGGCCTTGTTCTCAGCCCTTTGCCGGTCGGAGCTTGGGCTTTCCTGGGGCTTACAACCTCAGTTCTAACTAAAACATTACCTTTCTCTGCGGCTTTTGGAGCATTCACCAATGAAGTGATCTGGCTTATAgtgatttctttcttctttgctcgTGGATTTGTGAAGACTGGATTAGGTGATCGGATTGCTACTTACTTTGTGAAGTGGTTGGGGAAGAGCACTCTCGGATTGTCCTATGGATTGACTCTTAGCGAGGCCTTGATTGCTCCCGCAATGCCCAGCACCACGGCCAGGGCTGGTGGGGTTTTCTTGCCTATTATTAAGTCTCTCTCACTATCCTCAGGGAGTAAGCCAGGTGATCCTTCCGCGAAGAAGCTCGGATCTTACTTGATCCAGTCTCAGTTTCAG TCTGCTGGTAACTCCAGCGCACTTTTCTTGACTGCTGCAGCGCAAAACTTACTCTGCCTCAAACTTGCTGAGGAGCTTGGGGTGGTAGTTTCATCCCCATGGGTTTCTTGGTTCAAGGCTGCTAGTTTACCTGcatttgttgctctcctggctACTCCATTTATTTTGTACAAGTTATATCCTCCTGAAACCAAAGATACACCTGATGCCCCTGCAATGGCTGCAAAAAAATTGGATCTTATGGGTCCTGTTACCAGAAATGAATGGACAATGATTGGAACAATGCTTCTTGCTGTCTCCTTGTGGGTTTTTGG AGATGCACTTGGTATCTCAAGTGTTGTTGCTGCCATGCTTGGGTTATCGATTCTCTTGTTGTTAGGAGTGCTTGATTGGGATGACTGCTTAAGTGAAAAATCCGCTTGGGATACTCTGGCATGGTTTGCAGTTCTAGTGGGCATGGCAAGCCAGTTGACTAACCTCGGAATTGTGAGTTGGATGTCTAACTGTGTAGCAAAATCTCTTCAATCTTTATCATTGAGCTGGCCAGCTGCGTTTCTCATACTTCAAGCATCTTACTTCTGTATCCACTACCTATTTGCAAGCCAAACTGGCCACGTGGGAGCATTATACTCCGCATTCCTTGCTATGAATTTAGCCTCTGGAGTGCCTGGTGTTTTAGCAGCATTGGGTTTGGCATATAATACCAACCTATTTGGTGCTTTGACACATTATAGCAGTGGTCAAGCTGCTGTTTACTTTGGAG CTGGGTACGTAGATCTCCCGGATGTGTTCAAATTTGGATTTATAATGGCTGTCATCAATGCATTAATTTGGGGAGTTGTTGGCACTTTCTGGTGGAAGTTCCTGGGGCTATACTGA
- the LOC116030903 gene encoding pentatricopeptide repeat-containing protein At5g09450, mitochondrial-like: MAARSIFLALTRNARGRERALGRSFSIPTIEIVCDDSPDFAAEETGESAEEDDLKARIFRLRLPKRSATHVVQKWIDEGRPITAADLRYISKELRMSRRYKHALEISEWMVSNNKDEILDLDYAIRIDLMTKVFGIDAAERYFEALPDAAKTTETYTALLHSYASSRLTDKAKDLYERMKEANLSLSTLTYNELLTLYMSVGQLEKVSLVIKEMKCQNVAPDIFTYNLWISSCAAAFNIDEVRQILDEMSLDSGSDECWTRYANLVRIYISSGQLVNSETNSLVETEKGITQREWITYDFLIILYGGLGNKEKLDQIWKSLAMTKQKMTSRNYVCIISSYLMLGHIREVREIVEQWKQSGMVEFDRSSCNRLLEAYSDIGLKEKAVNFHTVLLEKIPDLVDE, from the exons ATGGCTGCTCGCTCCATTTTCTTGGCTCTCACTCG AAACGCTCGAGGTAGGGAGAGGGCTCTCGGCAGATCCTTTTCCATCCCCACAATCGAAATTGTCTGCGACGATTCCCCGGATTTCGCGGCGGAAGAGACGGGTGAATCCGCTGAGGAAGATGATCTGAAAGCCAGAATCTTTAGGCTGAGACTCCCCAAAAGAAGCGCCACTCACGTCGTTCAGAAATGGATCGACGAAGGTCGCCCTATCACCGCCGCAGACCTCCGTTACATCTCCAAGGAGCTCCGAATGTCCCGCCGTTACAAGCACGCCCTTGAG ATATCAGAATGGATGGTTTCTAACAATAAGGATGAGATATTGGACTTGGACTATGCGATTCGCATTGACTTGATGACCAAAGTTTTTGGTATTGATGCAGCCGAGCGATACTTTGAAGCTCTTCCCGATGCTGCAAAAACTACTGAAACCTATACCGCCCTCCTCCACTCGTATGCAAGCTCAAGGCTAACAGATAAGGCCAAGGACCTCTACGAGAGAATGAAAGAAGCAAATCTTTCGCTTAGTACCCTCACTTACAACGAGCTACTGACTTTGTACATGTCTGTTGGACAGTTAGAGAAGGTATCTCTCGTCATCAAGGAAATGAAATGCCAAAATGTTGCACCCGATATATTCACGTACAATTTGTGGATTAGTTCATGTGCCGCTGCTTTCAACATTGATGAGGTGAGACAGATTCTCGACGAAATGAGTCTTGACTCTGGCTCTGATGAGTGTTGGACAAGATATGCAAATCTTGTAAGAATATATATCTCCTCGGGTCAACTTGTAAACTCAGAGACGAACTCTTTGGTTGAAACGGAGAAGGGCATCACGCAAAGAGAGTGGATAACTTACGATTTCTTGATTATTCTCTATGGGGGATTgggaaacaaagaaaaacttgATCAGATCTGGAAATCTTTGGCAATGACGAAGCAGAAAATGACTAGTAGAAATTATGTATGCATCATTTCATCATATCTGATGCTGGGGCACATTAGGGAGGTGCGGGAAATTGTTGAGCAATGGAAGCAGTCGGGCATGGTGGAGTTTGATAGATCAAGCTGCAATAGGCTGCTAGAAGCATATTCAGATATCGGGTTGAAAGAGAAAGCTGTTAATTTCCATACCGTTCTGCTTGAAAAGATCCCCGACCTCGTAGATGAATAG
- the LOC116028435 gene encoding E3 ubiquitin-protein ligase RING1-like: protein MVFRRTNQLNDSGQIIAINCPHFCDPKTNPNGLCPLPCIPLCFANCKSTLMLPQDPPPPPTAADSGDLNSHPAKHFRASLFLTVFLSILATSFFLFSFYTVIKLYRNWRAGGSGRSERHPEEDARDFVDDDHALTVDHPIWYIRTVGLQSSIINAIAVCKYKRGEGLVEGTECAVCLNEFQDDETLRLLPKCNHAFHIPCIDTWLRSHTNCPLCRAGIVSNTVVAAVPATEQSFQSSVPVQEPETLDEEQIEIEELIETAEIEREARNEEIRANYAIEEENEAQIGIKRSFSLDSVSALMVSAAVVKAFADESAGSKSNTQKKAEKQKGTSSSSSSSSSSSSSSSSSLMPGLMKRSLSCGGKVFSSRYNRRPSAILPR from the coding sequence ATGGTTTTCCGGCGAACGAACCAGCTGAATGACTCCGGCCAGATTATCGCCATCAACTGTCCTCACTTTTGTGATCCAAAAACGAACCCTAATGGCCTTTGCCCGCTACCGTGTATACCTTTATGCTTCGCGAATTGCAAATCGACGTTAATGTTACCTCAAgatccgccgccgccgccgacggCGGCGGATTCCGGCGACTTGAATTCCCATCCGGCGAAGCACTTCCGCGCGTCTCTCTTCCTAACAGTCTTTCTCTCCATACTCGCCACCTCTTTCTTCCTATTTTCTTTCTACACCGTTATCAAGCTCTACCGGAATTGGAGGGCCGGCGGCTCAGGGAGATCAGAACGGCATCCCGAAGAAGACGCGCGCGATTTTGTGGATGACGATCACGCGCTTACGGTGGACCATCCTATCTGGTACATCAGAACCGTTGGCCTCCAATCCTCCATCATCAACGCCATCGCCGTCTGCAAGTACAAGAGAGGCGAAGGATTGGTTGAAGGAACAGAGTGCGCTGTCTGCTTGAATGAGTTTCAAGACGACGAAACTCTCCGGCTATTGCCAAAATGCAACCACGCCTTCCATATACCGTGTATTGATACTTGGCTAAGATCTCACACCAATTGCCCCCTCTGCCGTGCCGGCATCGTCTCTAACACGGTGGTTGCCGCCGTGCCGGCCACGGAGCAGAGTTTTCAGAGTTCAGTTCCAGTTCAGgaacccgaaaccctagacgaAGAACAAATTGAGATTGAAGAACTAATTGAAACTgcagagatagagagagaagcTCGAAACGAAGAAATTAGGGCAAATTATGCAATAGAGGAAGAAAACGAAGCTCAAATCGGAATCAAAAGATCATTTTCACTGGACTCTGTTTCTGCTTTGATGGTTAGTGCTGCAGTGGTTAAAGCTTTTGCAGATGAATCTGCAGGCTCTAAATCTAATACTCAGAAGAAGGCAGAGAAGCAAAAGggaacttcatcttcatcttcttcttcatcatcatcatcatcatcttcgtcTTCTTCTTTAATGCCTGGATTGATGAAGAGATCACTGTCGTGCGGTGGAAAGGTATTCTCGTCCCGGTACAACAGACGGCCGAGCGCCATTCTTCCTCGTTGA